In Flavobacterium endoglycinae, one DNA window encodes the following:
- a CDS encoding GNAT family N-acetyltransferase — MKKPIETERLLLRELQLSDADGMFELDSNPNVHLFLGNRPVKHIEESIEYIHFVQKQYKDFGIGRWAVILKETNEFLGWSGIKFITDEINGHKNFYEIGYRFIEKHWGKGYATEAGKAFVEYAFNEIKADAIYAYADAGNENSRRILEKLGLQYVNSFEYEEELEVWYELKNPNLT; from the coding sequence ATGAAGAAACCAATTGAAACAGAACGATTGCTTTTAAGAGAATTACAGCTCTCAGACGCTGATGGTATGTTTGAATTGGATTCGAATCCAAATGTGCATTTATTTTTGGGCAATAGACCCGTTAAACATATTGAGGAAAGTATCGAATATATTCATTTCGTTCAGAAACAATACAAAGATTTTGGAATTGGCCGCTGGGCAGTTATTTTAAAGGAAACCAATGAGTTTCTGGGATGGTCTGGAATAAAATTCATAACAGATGAAATCAACGGACATAAAAATTTCTACGAAATTGGATATCGTTTCATCGAAAAACATTGGGGAAAAGGATATGCAACAGAAGCAGGAAAAGCTTTTGTAGAATACGCTTTTAATGAAATAAAAGCAGATGCAATTTATGCGTATGCAGATGCAGGAAATGAAAATTCAAGAAGAATACTTGAAAAATTGGGTTTACAGTATGTAAACTCTTTTGAATATGAGGAAGAATTAGAAGTTTGGTACGAACTCAAAAATCCTAATTTAACCTGA
- a CDS encoding putative signal transducing protein translates to MGLMKVFSGSEILAIALQERLEEAGVETVKKDNIQSARLGGFGATDLAVEVFIQETDFAKANPVIEEFRMSL, encoded by the coding sequence ATGGGATTAATGAAAGTGTTTTCGGGAAGCGAAATTTTAGCAATTGCTTTACAAGAAAGATTAGAAGAAGCTGGAGTTGAAACAGTAAAAAAAGACAATATTCAATCAGCTCGTTTAGGTGGTTTTGGCGCAACAGATTTAGCAGTTGAAGTTTTTATTCAAGAAACTGATTTTGCAAAAGCAAATCCGGTTATTGAAGAATTTAGAATGAGCCTTTAA
- a CDS encoding Cof-type HAD-IIB family hydrolase: MLVLDMDDTLLTDDHRISDLNKKVLLEAQAKGVHVVLASGRPTSAMAAYAKELKMDLKDSYMISFNGAIISRVKDDFILFEQRLTPEQIHALYDYSQEKKTHIITYLDNEIISETDSKYIDVEKEITGMHHHKVSSFKSYVDRPAVKCILLEEPSYLKGLEKDLKERMPHLSVSMSKPFFLEVAQNGIDKAESLKLLAERLGVQQNEIIAVGNAGNDLTMIEYAGLGVWVDNVAPELRDKADIIVASNNNDGVAEVVQRYILN; encoded by the coding sequence ATGTTAGTACTTGACATGGATGACACCTTGTTGACGGACGATCACAGAATATCTGATTTAAATAAAAAAGTATTATTAGAAGCTCAGGCAAAAGGAGTGCATGTTGTTTTGGCTTCGGGAAGACCAACTTCTGCCATGGCAGCTTATGCCAAAGAACTGAAAATGGATTTGAAAGATTCGTATATGATTTCCTTTAATGGAGCAATTATCAGTAGGGTAAAGGACGATTTTATTTTGTTCGAACAAAGATTAACTCCAGAACAAATCCATGCCTTATACGATTATAGCCAGGAAAAGAAAACGCATATTATTACGTATCTGGATAACGAAATTATAAGCGAAACAGATTCTAAATACATTGATGTCGAAAAAGAAATTACAGGAATGCATCACCATAAAGTTTCGAGTTTTAAAAGTTATGTTGACAGACCTGCTGTAAAATGCATTTTATTAGAAGAACCATCTTACTTAAAAGGATTGGAAAAAGATTTGAAAGAAAGAATGCCTCATTTGAGTGTCTCTATGTCAAAACCGTTTTTCCTTGAAGTGGCTCAAAACGGAATAGATAAAGCCGAAAGCCTAAAACTTCTGGCAGAAAGACTAGGAGTACAGCAAAATGAAATTATTGCTGTTGGAAATGCCGGAAATGATTTAACCATGATTGAATATGCTGGTTTGGGAGTTTGGGTCGATAATGTTGCTCCTGAATTACGCGACAAAGCAGATATAATTGTAGCATCAAACAATAATGATGGCGTTGCCGAAGTAGTACAGCGCTATATTTTAAATTAA
- a CDS encoding DEAD/DEAH box helicase encodes MKLKKINEKLQDALIENGLTEANALQMETFSTIKSGADCVIISPKGSGKTTTIVLNVIQQLAGKNEESPRALIIVEDKDKMSAMVELFEKLGKYANLEVYGVHDKGDMDYDKNYISTGIDVLIGTPTKLNDMFSTAGYNVNRLKMFIMDDADPILKLRHDPKITRISNSIAKVQRIIFSETLTERVEILADKIMVEPYLFDMDEEGEELDEDEDDIEEE; translated from the coding sequence ATGAAACTAAAAAAAATAAACGAGAAATTACAAGACGCTTTAATTGAAAATGGTTTAACAGAAGCAAACGCTTTGCAGATGGAAACTTTTTCAACCATAAAAAGTGGTGCTGATTGTGTGATTATTTCTCCAAAAGGAAGTGGAAAAACAACTACAATTGTATTGAATGTAATTCAGCAATTGGCAGGAAAAAATGAAGAATCGCCTCGTGCTTTGATTATCGTCGAAGACAAAGATAAAATGAGTGCTATGGTGGAACTTTTCGAGAAATTAGGAAAATATGCTAATCTCGAAGTATATGGTGTACACGATAAAGGTGATATGGATTATGATAAAAATTACATTTCTACTGGAATTGATGTTTTAATTGGAACACCGACCAAATTAAATGATATGTTCAGTACAGCGGGTTATAACGTAAATCGTCTTAAAATGTTTATCATGGATGATGCTGACCCGATTTTGAAATTGCGCCACGATCCGAAAATTACACGTATTTCTAACAGTATTGCCAAAGTACAGCGAATTATCTTTTCTGAAACATTGACAGAACGTGTCGAAATTTTGGCAGATAAAATCATGGTCGAACCTTATTTATTCGATATGGATGAAGAAGGAGAAGAACTTGATGAAGATGAAGACGATATTGAAGAAGAATAG
- the hisS gene encoding histidine--tRNA ligase has protein sequence MASKPSIPKGTRDFSPAEVSKRQYIIQTIKANFEKFGFQPIETPSFENSDTLMGKYGEEGDRLIFKILNSGNFFYNKSKIELPESIEELQLNSAEKITLEQRIELNKFTGKISEKALRYDLTVPFARYVVQHQSEIEFPFKRYQIQPVWRADNPQKGRFREFFQCDADVVGSKSLWQEVELVQLYDTVFTSLGLEGVTIKINNRKILSGIAEVIGASDKLIDFTVALDKLDKIGEDGVKKEMIEKGISEEALVKVQPLFSFSGTFADKINQLSEMLSSSEEGMKGVEELKFICDNVADLGLSTAILDLDVTLARGLNYYTGAIFEVAAPKTVSMGSIGGGGRYDDLTGIFGLKNMSGVGISFGLDRIYLVLEELQLFPETVAATSKAIFLNFGDKEALYASKAIQKLRQENIKVELYPDNVKVGKQFQYADKRLIPFAVIAGDQEIASNTFALKNLVTGEQISVDFEGLKNSLL, from the coding sequence ATGGCTTCAAAACCAAGTATACCAAAAGGAACAAGAGATTTTTCACCAGCTGAGGTGTCAAAACGTCAATATATTATTCAAACAATAAAAGCTAATTTCGAAAAATTTGGTTTTCAGCCAATCGAAACGCCTTCGTTTGAAAATTCAGATACCTTAATGGGGAAATATGGAGAAGAAGGAGATCGTCTGATTTTTAAGATCTTAAATTCTGGAAATTTTTTCTACAATAAAAGTAAAATTGAATTGCCAGAATCAATTGAAGAATTACAATTAAATTCTGCTGAGAAAATAACTTTAGAGCAAAGAATCGAACTGAATAAATTTACAGGAAAAATTTCTGAGAAAGCTTTACGTTACGATTTGACAGTTCCATTCGCAAGATATGTTGTGCAACACCAAAGTGAAATTGAATTTCCTTTCAAAAGATATCAAATCCAGCCGGTTTGGAGAGCTGACAATCCACAAAAAGGTCGTTTTAGAGAATTTTTTCAATGCGATGCTGATGTTGTAGGTTCAAAATCACTTTGGCAGGAAGTTGAATTAGTTCAATTGTACGATACTGTTTTTACATCTTTAGGTTTAGAAGGGGTAACAATCAAAATCAATAACCGAAAAATTTTATCTGGAATTGCTGAGGTAATTGGAGCTTCAGATAAATTAATCGATTTTACCGTTGCTCTTGATAAATTAGATAAAATTGGAGAAGATGGTGTAAAGAAAGAAATGATCGAAAAAGGAATTTCAGAAGAAGCGCTTGTTAAAGTACAGCCACTATTTAGTTTCTCTGGAACTTTTGCAGATAAAATTAATCAGCTTTCAGAAATGTTATCTTCATCTGAAGAAGGAATGAAAGGCGTTGAAGAACTTAAATTTATTTGTGACAATGTTGCCGATTTAGGTCTGTCAACTGCAATTTTAGATCTAGATGTTACTTTGGCAAGAGGTCTAAATTATTATACCGGAGCTATTTTTGAAGTTGCAGCACCAAAAACCGTTTCAATGGGTTCTATTGGCGGCGGCGGAAGATACGACGATTTGACTGGTATTTTTGGTTTAAAAAATATGAGCGGCGTTGGAATTTCTTTTGGATTAGATAGAATCTATTTAGTTTTAGAAGAATTACAATTATTTCCAGAAACCGTTGCCGCGACTTCAAAAGCAATATTTTTAAATTTTGGAGATAAAGAAGCTTTGTATGCTTCAAAAGCTATTCAAAAATTAAGACAAGAAAATATAAAAGTAGAATTATATCCAGATAATGTAAAAGTTGGAAAACAATTTCAATATGCCGATAAACGTTTAATTCCGTTTGCAGTAATTGCAGGCGATCAGGAAATTGCATCGAATACTTTTGCGCTTAAAAACTTAGTAACAGGCGAGCAGATTTCTGTTGATTTTGAAGGATTGAAGAATTCTTTGCTTTAA
- the dnaJ gene encoding molecular chaperone DnaJ, whose product MKKDFYEILGISKNADAAEIKKAYRKSALKYHPDKNPGDKEAEENFKLAAEAYEVLSDPQKKAKYDQYGHQAFDGSGGFGGHGGMNMDDIFSQFGDIFGGGFGGFGGGGGGPRRAKGSNLRIKVKLTLEEIANGVEKKVKVKRKVQAKGVTYKTCTTCNGQGQVMRVTNTILGRMQSASTCPSCGGSGQILDKKPSEADGQGMVQEDETVSIKIPAGVVDGMQLKVSNKGNDAPGSNSIPGDLIVAIEEVEHEFLKREGENVHFDLYISFPEAVLGASKDIEAINGKVRIKLEEGIQSGKILRLKGKGIPSLNGYGSGDLLVHVNVWTPRTLNKEQKQFFENALNNEHFAPSPEKSEKSFFEKVKDMFS is encoded by the coding sequence ATGAAAAAAGATTTTTACGAAATACTAGGCATTTCAAAAAATGCTGATGCTGCCGAAATTAAAAAAGCATATAGAAAAAGTGCTTTAAAATACCACCCTGATAAAAACCCAGGCGACAAAGAGGCAGAAGAAAACTTCAAATTAGCGGCAGAAGCTTATGAAGTTTTAAGTGATCCGCAGAAAAAAGCAAAATACGATCAGTACGGTCATCAAGCATTTGATGGTTCTGGTGGATTTGGCGGTCACGGAGGTATGAATATGGATGATATTTTCAGCCAGTTTGGTGATATTTTTGGTGGCGGATTTGGCGGTTTCGGAGGCGGAGGCGGAGGTCCTCGCCGTGCGAAAGGAAGTAATCTTCGAATTAAAGTAAAACTAACTTTAGAAGAGATTGCAAATGGAGTTGAGAAAAAAGTAAAAGTAAAACGTAAAGTTCAGGCAAAAGGAGTTACGTATAAAACTTGTACAACTTGTAATGGTCAAGGACAAGTAATGCGTGTAACCAACACTATTTTAGGAAGAATGCAATCTGCATCAACTTGTCCTTCATGTGGTGGTTCTGGCCAGATTTTAGATAAAAAACCTTCTGAAGCAGACGGACAAGGTATGGTTCAGGAAGATGAGACAGTATCAATCAAAATTCCTGCGGGAGTTGTTGACGGAATGCAGTTAAAAGTTTCTAATAAAGGAAACGATGCACCGGGAAGCAACAGTATTCCTGGAGATTTAATTGTTGCTATTGAAGAAGTAGAGCACGAATTCTTAAAACGTGAAGGAGAAAATGTTCACTTCGATTTATATATTAGTTTCCCAGAAGCAGTTTTAGGAGCTTCAAAAGATATTGAAGCGATCAACGGAAAAGTTCGTATTAAATTAGAAGAAGGAATCCAGTCTGGAAAAATCTTAAGATTAAAAGGAAAAGGAATTCCAAGTTTAAACGGATACGGAAGCGGAGACTTATTAGTTCACGTAAATGTATGGACACCAAGAACGCTTAACAAAGAGCAAAAACAATTCTTTGAAAATGCTTTAAATAATGAGCATTTTGCGCCAAGTCCAGAGAAATCAGAAAAATCATTCTTTGAAAAAGTAAAAGATATGTTCTCATAA
- a CDS encoding nucleotide exchange factor GrpE, with amino-acid sequence MKFKNIFKNKSNMTTENTEFDQELDDATIETNANGEQLIVEELSVEEQLAQDLAKEKDKFLRLFAEFENYKKRTSKERLELFKTANQEVLLAMLPVLDDFDRAAVEINKSDDENLKKGVELIHDKFKNTLVSKGLEQVEIQAGDAFNADIAEAITQIPAPSDKLKGKIVDVIEKGYKLGDKIIRFPKVVVGN; translated from the coding sequence ATGAAGTTTAAGAATATTTTTAAAAATAAAAGTAATATGACTACGGAAAATACAGAATTCGATCAGGAATTAGATGATGCAACGATAGAGACTAACGCTAATGGAGAGCAATTAATTGTTGAAGAATTAAGTGTTGAGGAGCAATTAGCTCAAGACTTAGCCAAAGAAAAAGATAAGTTTTTAAGATTATTCGCTGAATTTGAAAATTACAAAAAAAGAACTTCAAAAGAGCGTCTTGAATTATTTAAAACAGCAAACCAAGAAGTTTTATTGGCGATGCTTCCAGTTTTAGATGATTTTGACAGAGCTGCAGTAGAAATCAACAAATCTGACGACGAAAACCTTAAAAAAGGAGTGGAGTTGATTCATGATAAATTTAAAAATACTTTAGTTTCTAAAGGTTTAGAGCAGGTAGAAATACAGGCAGGTGATGCATTTAATGCTGATATCGCTGAAGCAATTACCCAAATTCCAGCTCCGTCTGATAAATTAAAAGGGAAAATTGTTGATGTTATTGAAAAAGGATACAAATTAGGAGACAAAATTATTCGTTTCCCTAAAGTTGTGGTTGGAAACTAA
- a CDS encoding ABC transporter permease: protein MSIISLIIKREFIAKVRNKSFVVMTFLSPLLFVAIAVFIGYLSTMKAETKRIAIHDETGLFASDFLKENKKGAEFKYLNLSEIDVKALKDSITKENFNGLIVIPKTKKIKDLESKIEFISNNSPSISFIESTQDVIASKITKINLESAKLDTLAIQKAQSDVNIHLVKASGEESLKGLNEIKIAIGGAFGYLIMMFIIIYGNMVMRSVIEEKTNRIIEIIISSVKPFQLMIGKIVGTSLAGILQFMIWAVIGLGLMFASSAFFGINVGPTARISPELMQSAQHEFSGSAQMYIAELWNLPIASIIIGFVVYFIGGYFLYSSFYAAIGAAVDNQTDSQQFLLPIIMPLILSVYIGFFTVVNDPHGSVAVIFSMIPLTSPIVMLMRIPFGVPWWQIAISVSLLFATFFLVVWFAAKIYRVGILMYGKKPTWKELYKWLKY from the coding sequence ATGAGTATTATCTCGTTGATTATAAAAAGAGAATTTATTGCCAAAGTCCGCAATAAATCTTTTGTTGTCATGACTTTTTTGAGTCCGCTCTTATTTGTGGCTATTGCTGTTTTTATTGGCTATCTAAGTACCATGAAAGCAGAAACAAAAAGAATTGCTATTCATGACGAAACCGGACTTTTTGCTTCAGATTTCTTGAAAGAAAATAAAAAAGGAGCAGAATTTAAATATCTGAATTTATCCGAAATAGATGTAAAAGCTTTAAAAGACAGCATTACAAAAGAAAATTTCAACGGCTTAATTGTTATTCCGAAAACAAAAAAAATAAAAGATTTAGAAAGCAAAATCGAGTTTATCTCAAATAACAGTCCAAGTATTTCTTTTATTGAAAGTACACAAGATGTCATTGCTTCAAAAATCACAAAAATAAATCTGGAAAGCGCCAAACTAGATACTTTGGCGATTCAGAAAGCGCAGTCTGATGTCAATATTCATTTGGTAAAAGCTTCTGGAGAAGAAAGTTTAAAAGGATTAAATGAAATAAAAATTGCAATTGGCGGTGCCTTTGGTTATTTGATTATGATGTTTATTATCATTTACGGAAATATGGTAATGCGAAGCGTAATCGAAGAAAAAACAAATAGAATTATCGAAATCATTATTTCATCTGTAAAACCATTTCAACTAATGATTGGTAAAATTGTTGGAACTTCTTTAGCCGGAATTCTGCAATTTATGATTTGGGCAGTTATTGGATTAGGATTAATGTTTGCCTCTTCGGCGTTTTTCGGAATAAATGTTGGACCAACAGCCAGAATTTCGCCAGAGTTAATGCAGTCAGCACAGCACGAATTTTCAGGATCAGCACAAATGTACATCGCTGAATTATGGAATCTGCCAATTGCCAGTATCATAATCGGATTTGTGGTTTATTTTATTGGAGGTTATTTTCTATACAGTTCATTTTATGCGGCAATTGGAGCAGCAGTCGATAATCAAACCGATTCTCAGCAGTTTTTACTGCCAATCATAATGCCATTAATTCTAAGTGTTTATATCGGTTTTTTCACAGTAGTAAACGATCCTCACGGAAGTGTTGCGGTTATCTTTTCGATGATTCCGTTAACCTCACCAATTGTAATGCTTATGCGTATTCCGTTTGGCGTGCCGTGGTGGCAAATTGCAATTTCGGTATCATTATTGTTTGCAACCTTTTTCCTTGTGGTCTGGTTCGCAGCCAAGATTTACCGAGTAGGTATTTTAATGTATGGCAAAAAACCGACTTGGAAGGAATTGTATAAGTGGCTGAAGTACTAA
- a CDS encoding sigma-54-dependent transcriptional regulator → MSKILIIEDEAAIRRVLVKILSEENDSYQVDEAEDGVAGLEKIKNNDYDLVLCDIKMPKMDGVEVLEEVKKVKPEIPMVMISGHGDMETAIQTMRLGAFDYISKPPDLNRLLNTVRNALDKKQLVVENKILKKKVSKNYEMIGDSESINHIKVMIDKVAPTEARVLITGPNGTGKELVAHQLHEKSERSGFPLIEVNCAAIPSELIESELFGHVKGAFTSAVKDRAGKFEAADKGTIFLDEIGDMSLSAQAKVLRALQENMITRVGADKDIKVDVRVVAATNKDLKTEIAEGRFREDLYHRLAVILIKVPPLNERRDDIPALITHFAEKIASEQGNAVKAFSAQAIKLLQEYDWTGNIRELRNVVERLIILGGNEISESDVKMFASK, encoded by the coding sequence ATGAGTAAAATACTAATTATCGAAGACGAAGCAGCGATTAGAAGAGTTTTGGTAAAAATATTATCAGAAGAGAATGATTCGTATCAAGTTGATGAAGCTGAAGATGGAGTTGCGGGACTCGAAAAAATAAAAAATAACGATTACGATTTGGTTTTGTGCGATATAAAAATGCCAAAAATGGATGGTGTTGAGGTTTTAGAAGAAGTAAAAAAAGTAAAACCAGAAATTCCGATGGTCATGATTTCGGGTCACGGCGATATGGAAACTGCGATTCAAACGATGCGTTTGGGAGCTTTTGATTACATCTCAAAACCACCTGATTTAAATCGTTTACTGAATACAGTTCGTAATGCTTTGGATAAAAAACAATTAGTAGTTGAAAATAAAATCCTAAAGAAAAAAGTCAGCAAAAACTATGAAATGATTGGTGACAGCGAATCAATCAATCACATTAAGGTGATGATTGATAAAGTAGCGCCAACCGAAGCCAGAGTTTTAATTACTGGACCAAACGGAACTGGTAAAGAATTAGTGGCACATCAGTTACACGAAAAAAGTGAGCGCTCTGGTTTTCCTTTAATTGAAGTAAACTGTGCGGCGATTCCAAGCGAGCTTATCGAAAGTGAATTGTTTGGACACGTAAAAGGAGCATTTACATCGGCAGTGAAAGATCGTGCTGGAAAGTTTGAAGCAGCTGACAAAGGAACTATTTTCTTAGATGAAATTGGAGACATGAGTCTTTCGGCGCAGGCCAAAGTTTTGCGTGCACTTCAAGAAAATATGATTACTAGAGTTGGAGCTGATAAAGACATAAAAGTTGATGTTCGCGTAGTTGCGGCAACCAATAAAGACTTAAAAACAGAAATTGCCGAAGGTCGTTTTCGAGAAGATTTATACCATCGTCTGGCTGTAATTTTAATAAAAGTTCCACCTTTGAATGAAAGACGTGACGATATTCCGGCTTTGATTACGCATTTTGCAGAAAAAATTGCTTCGGAACAAGGAAATGCAGTTAAAGCTTTTTCGGCGCAAGCCATAAAATTATTGCAAGAATACGATTGGACAGGAAATATTCGTGAGCTTCGAAATGTAGTAGAAAGATTAATTATTTTAGGAGGAAACGAAATCTCTGAAAGTGATGTGAAAATGTTTGCAAGCAAGTAA
- a CDS encoding ABC transporter permease, whose protein sequence is MLKLFKENIRIAFGSIKTQILRTILTVLIIAIGITALVGILTVVTALENTVSTNFASMGANTFNINQYENTVKNRGGNEREVINPIISYPEAVAFKNKYKYPFTETSLSFTATSKAEVKYLDTKTDPEITVVGVDEHFISNSGLETTLGRSFNQFDIENNTYSCIVGSDFEKGLLKDVNPIDKIISIRGARFKVIGVLKEKGSTFGNSQDLRVLIPIQVARSLFTAPNINYTVSVMVSKKELLDQAIDNATSTMRRVRKLSPVRDNNFGIGRSDDLINRILGITQYLDWASAIISIITILGSSIALMNIMIVSVTERTREIGVRKALGAKRSTVAFQFFIETLLIGQIGGFVGIILGMLIGYGLASAMSFVFVVPWFAIMIAFGTSFAVALVSGLYPAIKASKLDPIEALRYE, encoded by the coding sequence ATGCTAAAATTATTTAAAGAAAATATCCGAATTGCTTTTGGCTCGATCAAAACGCAAATTCTGCGTACGATTCTTACTGTGCTGATTATCGCCATTGGAATTACCGCTCTGGTCGGAATTCTTACCGTGGTAACTGCTCTTGAAAATACAGTTTCGACCAATTTTGCTTCAATGGGAGCTAACACTTTCAATATCAATCAATACGAGAACACAGTTAAAAACAGAGGCGGAAATGAACGTGAAGTTATTAATCCGATTATTTCTTATCCTGAAGCTGTTGCTTTTAAAAACAAATACAAATATCCTTTTACCGAAACATCACTTTCATTTACCGCTACTTCAAAAGCTGAAGTAAAATATTTAGATACTAAAACCGATCCTGAAATTACGGTTGTGGGAGTTGACGAACATTTCATTAGCAATTCTGGTTTAGAAACTACTTTGGGACGTTCGTTCAATCAATTTGATATTGAGAACAATACGTATTCCTGCATTGTAGGTTCTGATTTTGAAAAAGGTTTATTGAAAGATGTTAATCCAATTGATAAAATTATTTCTATTCGAGGCGCTCGTTTTAAAGTAATTGGTGTTTTGAAAGAAAAAGGATCTACATTTGGAAACAGTCAGGATTTACGCGTTTTGATTCCAATTCAGGTAGCGAGATCTTTGTTTACTGCACCCAATATCAATTACACTGTTAGTGTCATGGTGTCTAAAAAAGAACTTTTAGACCAGGCAATTGACAATGCAACAAGCACTATGCGCAGGGTTCGTAAGTTAAGTCCTGTTCGTGATAACAATTTTGGTATTGGCCGAAGCGATGATTTAATCAACCGAATTTTAGGCATTACACAATATTTAGATTGGGCATCTGCCATTATCAGCATCATTACCATATTAGGATCGTCAATTGCTTTGATGAATATTATGATTGTATCGGTTACAGAACGTACACGAGAAATCGGTGTTCGTAAAGCACTAGGCGCCAAGAGATCAACAGTTGCTTTTCAGTTTTTTATTGAAACTTTGTTAATTGGGCAAATAGGCGGGTTTGTTGGTATTATTTTAGGAATGCTCATTGGTTATGGTTTAGCAAGCGCTATGAGTTTTGTTTTTGTAGTTCCGTGGTTTGCCATTATGATTGCCTTTGGGACAAGTTTTGCCGTAGCTTTAGTATCTGGTTTATATCCTGCAATTAAAGCTTCTAAACTAGATCCAATTGAGGCTTTGCGATATGAATAA
- a CDS encoding ABC transporter ATP-binding protein has translation MSNLLEVHKVVKKYGDYVALNEVSLNVPKGSIYGLLGPNGAGKTSLIRIINQITMPDSGKVILDGEKLQPKHVQTIGYLPEERGLYSSMKVGEQCLYLAQMKGLSKAEAKKQLDYWFDRLGIQGWWNKKIQELSKGMAQKIQFVVCVLHKPKLLILDEPFSGFDPVNANVIKDEILALKEQGSTIIFSTHRMESVEELCENIALIHKSNKLIEGKIGDVKRQFKTNSFEVGILTNNVEGLMYDITQKFTVSPANFKSLNDELKLNIQIGNASPNELLHVLTQRGQVTHFVEKIPSVHDIFIQTVTENKI, from the coding sequence ATGAGCAACTTACTTGAAGTACATAAAGTCGTAAAAAAATACGGCGATTATGTAGCGCTTAACGAAGTTTCATTAAATGTGCCTAAAGGCAGTATATATGGACTTTTAGGTCCTAATGGAGCTGGTAAAACTTCCCTTATCAGAATCATAAACCAAATTACCATGCCCGACAGTGGCAAAGTCATTTTGGATGGAGAAAAACTGCAGCCTAAACACGTGCAGACTATTGGTTATCTGCCAGAAGAAAGAGGTTTGTATAGCTCGATGAAAGTAGGAGAACAATGTTTGTATCTGGCTCAAATGAAAGGACTTTCTAAAGCTGAAGCCAAAAAACAATTGGATTACTGGTTCGATCGTTTGGGAATTCAAGGCTGGTGGAACAAGAAAATTCAAGAACTTTCTAAAGGAATGGCGCAGAAAATCCAGTTTGTAGTTTGTGTTTTGCATAAACCAAAGCTGCTGATTTTAGACGAACCTTTTTCTGGTTTTGATCCTGTAAATGCCAATGTTATTAAAGATGAAATTCTGGCATTAAAAGAACAAGGTTCTACGATTATTTTCTCAACTCACAGAATGGAAAGTGTGGAAGAACTTTGTGAAAATATAGCTTTAATTCATAAATCAAATAAACTGATCGAAGGTAAAATTGGCGATGTAAAACGTCAGTTTAAAACCAATAGTTTTGAAGTTGGAATCTTAACGAATAATGTTGAAGGATTAATGTACGATATCACTCAAAAATTTACCGTTTCGCCTGCTAATTTTAAATCGTTGAATGACGAATTAAAACTAAATATTCAAATTGGAAATGCTTCTCCAAACGAATTATTACATGTACTGACACAACGCGGACAAGTAACGCATTTCGTAGAAAAAATTCCGAGTGTACACGATATTTTTATACAAACTGTAACAGAGAACAAAATTTAA